In one Hymenobacter sp. DG25B genomic region, the following are encoded:
- a CDS encoding efflux RND transporter periplasmic adaptor subunit, translating into MVAVAIGGLLAFRTVLRPSVKSTDILTATAETGDVEASLTASGLIIPGHEAVITSPIQSTIRRVALQVGEKVKPGQTILELDKDMTTSSLAKLQDEQQQNRNKNSQLQLKLEHGLNDLQSQEQVQQVKVRSLQSALHDEQYLLKIGGGTTESVRQAELNLKVAQLELQRLREQIRNQRLSNAADVRELGYTMQMQDRSISDLAGKLAQANISSQQPGVVTWVNDELGTTVNQGDPLARVADLTSFRVKASISDSYADALHVGAPVVVRLNGTDLRGTISTVSPAVDKGVVNFYATLEENHHPALRSNLRADVYVVTKAHNHVTRVKNGPFYQGGQEQKVFVVKGDKAEQRTVRFGDSNFDYVQVLSGLQPGDEIIISDMKEYDTTPC; encoded by the coding sequence GCAGAAACCGGCGACGTAGAAGCCTCCCTCACGGCCTCCGGCCTCATTATTCCCGGCCACGAGGCCGTGATTACCAGCCCCATTCAAAGCACCATCCGGCGGGTGGCTCTGCAGGTAGGGGAGAAGGTAAAGCCCGGGCAAACCATTCTGGAGCTGGATAAGGACATGACCACCAGTAGCCTGGCCAAGCTGCAGGACGAGCAGCAGCAGAACCGCAACAAAAACTCCCAGCTGCAGCTCAAGCTGGAGCACGGCCTCAACGATTTGCAGTCCCAGGAGCAGGTGCAGCAGGTGAAAGTGCGCAGCCTGCAGTCGGCGCTGCACGATGAGCAGTACCTGCTCAAAATAGGCGGCGGCACCACCGAGAGTGTGCGCCAGGCCGAGCTGAACCTGAAAGTGGCCCAGCTGGAGCTGCAGCGCCTGCGCGAGCAGATCCGCAACCAGCGCCTGAGCAACGCCGCCGACGTGCGCGAGCTGGGCTACACCATGCAGATGCAGGACCGTAGCATTTCCGACCTGGCCGGCAAGCTGGCCCAGGCCAACATCAGCAGCCAGCAGCCCGGCGTGGTTACCTGGGTAAACGATGAGCTGGGCACCACCGTGAACCAGGGCGACCCCCTGGCCCGCGTAGCCGACCTGACCAGCTTCCGGGTGAAAGCCTCCATTTCCGATTCCTACGCCGATGCCCTGCACGTGGGCGCGCCGGTGGTGGTGCGCCTGAACGGCACCGACCTGCGCGGCACCATCAGCACGGTAAGCCCGGCCGTGGATAAGGGCGTGGTGAACTTCTATGCTACGCTGGAGGAAAACCACCACCCGGCGCTGCGCTCCAATCTGCGCGCCGATGTGTACGTGGTAACCAAAGCGCACAACCACGTGACGCGCGTGAAAAACGGCCCCTTCTACCAGGGCGGGCAGGAGCAGAAAGTATTTGTAGTGAAGGGCGACAAAGCCGAGCAGCGCACCGTGCGCTTCGGCGACAGCAACTTCGACTACGTGCAGGTGCTCAGCGGCCTGCAGCCCGGCGACGAGATTATTATCTCGGACATGAAGGAGTACGATACCACACCCTGCTGA